Genomic DNA from Clostridium sp. BJN0013:
CCCCTACCATTACCTAAATTATAAATTTTACTTTCCTCATCCTCAATAATTTTATCCAATGCTAGAAGATGAGCATTAGCTAAATCCATAACATGAACATAATCCCTGACACAAGTTCCATCTTTTGTATTATAATTATCTCCAAATATAAATATTTTATCTCTCTTTTTTAAAGCCACCTGAAGTATTATAGGAATCAAGTGTGTTTCAGGGTCATGATCTTCTCCTATAAGTCCTGAAATATGTGCACCTGCCGCATTGAAATATCTTAGTGCAGCATATTTTATACCATATGCCCTATCACTCCATTTTAACAACTTTTCTACCGTAAGCTTGGATTCTCCATAGGGATTAGTGGGATATGTTGAATCATCTTCAAAAATAGGTATGTTTTTAGGCTCTCCATAAGTTGCAGCAGTAGAAGAAAATACAATATATTTTACTTCATATTTTCTCATAGACTTTAATAAGTTCAAAGTACCTCCTACATTATTTTCAAAATACTTAAGTGGTTCCGATACACTTTCTCCCACCAGAGAATAAGCCGCAAAATCTATTACTGACTCAATTTTATTTTCTTTAAAAACCTTATCTACTGCACTTTCATCTCGCAAATCTCCGTAGTAAATTTTACCTCCTAATACAGCAGGCTTATGTCCTTTTTCAAAGTTATCCAATACTACAATTTCTTTTCCTCTTTCCAAAAGTTCTACTACCATATGGCTACCTATATACCCTGCTCCCCCACAAACTAGAATTGACATTTTAAAACCTCCAATATAAAACATAGTAGTCTATTTATTATATATTCTACTACAATTATTTTTCAATTTGTGTTAATAAAGGATTAAACTATAAATTTATATATTCACAAATAGAACAGACTATGTTTTTATATTTAGCTTCCTTCAATCCTTTATAATTCCTTATTTGACGATACATTTATTCTTTTTTTATTTCATCTTCCATTTTGCTTATTTACAAATAAGTAATAATTTTTCTACTTGTAGGCTAAACATTTTCCTGATATTCCCGGTTCTGTCATCCTTACAGTATTTAATACAACATTAACTTCTCTTTCATTTAAAAGAGCTTATTAATATATTAAAAATAAAAGATGTAATAAAAATCATTTGATTTCCGTCACATTTTAAATATTAAAATACAAATAAAAACTGCCAGAGAATATAAACATCCTCTGACAGTCGGGCAATTAATTAAATTATTGATTATAATTTAATTTCTTTTTCAATACTGTCAAAATCTACTTCTTTCAAATCTATTACTTTAGTCTTATATTTTTTCTTATACCATATCCATAGCCCTAAGAATAGTGGAAGCCCTATATAAGACGAAACTACTCCACTCCAATCTATATTGTTAGCTTCAAAATAAGTAATACCTTGTCCCAAGATAACTATAATGCAAAGCACCAATGCTATTATAGGTCCTAAAGGAAATAATTTAGCCTTATATTTTAATCTTCCAAAATCCCTATTTTGAGCAACATAAGCTTTTCTAAAACGATAATGGCAAATTGCTATACCAAGCCATGCTACAAATCCTGCAAGACCTGAAGCTGCTACCAGCCAAACATACACTGTACTTTCGGCATAAAGCCCTGTTAAAAAACATGCAGATGCCACTATTGTTGTAAGTATCAATGAATTTACAGGTACTCCTCTTGAATTAACTTTCGCCAGCCAGGCAGGTGCTTTCTTATCTTTAGCCATAGAATACAACATTCTAGTTGAGGCATACATTCCAGAGTTTCCTGCTGACAGCACTGAAGTCAATATAACCGCATTCATAAGAGATGCAGCTCCTGCTATACCAGCCTTTTTAAATACCAAAGTAAAAGGACTTGTATCAACTCCTGCATTCATATACGGAATTATGGCACCTACTACAAATATTGTTCCTATATAAAATATTAGTATTCTCCAAAATATACTATTAATAGCTTTCGGTATGGTCTTTTCTGGATTTTCGCTTTCTCCCGCAGCTATACCTACTAATTCAGTACCCTGGAAAGAAAAACCTGCAATCAAAAATACTAGGAATATAGATTTAAAGCCTCCTACAAAAGGTGCTTCTCCTACTGTAAAATTTTTAAGTCCTACTGGATTTCCATTAAATATACCTATAATAGTTGCTACTCCTACTAATATAAAAACGATAACGGTTACTACTTTGATGCCTGCAAACCAAAATTCCGATTCTCCATAGGCTTTTGCAGATAATAAATTTAATAAAACTATTACAGCTAAGAAACACACACTCCACACAATAGCTGGTACACCTGGCAACCAATATTTCATTATAAGTGCTCCTGCTACCATTTCTGCAGCTACAGTTATTGCCCAATTGTACCAATAATTCCATCCTAATGCAAATCCTAAAGCCGGATCTACAAATTTAGTGGCATAAACACCAAAAGAGCCTGAAACCGGCATATAAGTAGCCATTTCTCCTAAGCCAGTCATTAAAAAATAAACCATAATTCCTATACAACCATAAGCTACCAGCGCTCCTCCAGGACCTGCCTGATTAATAGTAGCACCTAATGCTAAAAATATTCCTGTTCCAATAGCTCCTCCTATGGCAATCATATTTAAATGTCTAGCTTTAAGCCCTCTTTTTAGTTCATTAGTTTGCTCTACTGAGCTTTCCATTTTTTTCTCCCCCTTATCGGTATCAAAATCCCCATAAGTAAAGTAAGTAAGATAAACATAAAAATAGCCTTGAGAGTGTACACCCAAGGTTATAAATATAAAGATATATTAATTCCACAATGAATGATAGCTCTTCACAAATTAGATTTGTGACAGTTTTGCACATATTTTATACAAAACCAGTTAATCCAACATCAAAGCATCTGTTGAACACTTCGGCAAAATTTCCTTTTAAGTTTCTTCACTGTG
This window encodes:
- the galE gene encoding UDP-glucose 4-epimerase GalE, coding for MSILVCGGAGYIGSHMVVELLERGKEIVVLDNFEKGHKPAVLGGKIYYGDLRDESAVDKVFKENKIESVIDFAAYSLVGESVSEPLKYFENNVGGTLNLLKSMRKYEVKYIVFSSTAATYGEPKNIPIFEDDSTYPTNPYGESKLTVEKLLKWSDRAYGIKYAALRYFNAAGAHISGLIGEDHDPETHLIPIILQVALKKRDKIFIFGDNYNTKDGTCVRDYVHVMDLANAHLLALDKIIEDEESKIYNLGNGRGFSVKEVIEASREVTGQKIKAEIAPRREGDPAVLIASSKKAEEELHWKPKYNSLETIIETAWKWHKNHLYGFEK
- a CDS encoding amino acid permease, whose amino-acid sequence is MESSVEQTNELKRGLKARHLNMIAIGGAIGTGIFLALGATINQAGPGGALVAYGCIGIMVYFLMTGLGEMATYMPVSGSFGVYATKFVDPALGFALGWNYWYNWAITVAAEMVAGALIMKYWLPGVPAIVWSVCFLAVIVLLNLLSAKAYGESEFWFAGIKVVTVIVFILVGVATIIGIFNGNPVGLKNFTVGEAPFVGGFKSIFLVFLIAGFSFQGTELVGIAAGESENPEKTIPKAINSIFWRILIFYIGTIFVVGAIIPYMNAGVDTSPFTLVFKKAGIAGAASLMNAVILTSVLSAGNSGMYASTRMLYSMAKDKKAPAWLAKVNSRGVPVNSLILTTIVASACFLTGLYAESTVYVWLVAASGLAGFVAWLGIAICHYRFRKAYVAQNRDFGRLKYKAKLFPLGPIIALVLCIIVILGQGITYFEANNIDWSGVVSSYIGLPLFLGLWIWYKKKYKTKVIDLKEVDFDSIEKEIKL